A region from the Microbacterium lacus genome encodes:
- a CDS encoding DUF4184 family protein: protein MPFTPSHAVVALPFVRTPLVPAAVAIGAMTPDAPLFVRALPLSYGITHDPAWLPATLLLALVLLLIWRCVLRPAVRELAPGPLARRLPGEWDAGAGPALRETFDAAGSRWRGILLLVASLAIGVLSHIAWDVFTHEGRWGVLLVPALDEQWGPLTGYKWLQHGSSAGGLLILGVWAVFWLRRRPATVGPEAVLPAAVRIGWLAGLPVILGAAWLIGLAVYGPITAEWTLAHLAYRVLPPACAVWGAATVVLAVAVQILRSRQDRRTRVS from the coding sequence ATGCCCTTCACGCCCAGCCATGCCGTCGTCGCGCTGCCGTTCGTGCGGACACCGCTCGTTCCGGCGGCGGTCGCGATCGGCGCGATGACGCCGGACGCCCCGCTGTTCGTGCGCGCGCTCCCGCTGTCCTACGGCATCACGCACGACCCGGCCTGGCTTCCCGCGACGCTGCTCCTCGCGCTCGTCCTCCTGCTGATCTGGCGGTGCGTCCTGCGACCGGCGGTGCGCGAACTCGCGCCGGGCCCGCTCGCGCGTCGACTGCCGGGGGAGTGGGACGCGGGAGCCGGCCCGGCGCTGCGTGAGACCTTCGACGCGGCCGGGTCGCGGTGGCGCGGCATCCTGCTCCTGGTGGCCTCTCTCGCGATCGGCGTGCTCAGCCACATCGCGTGGGACGTGTTCACCCACGAGGGCCGGTGGGGCGTGCTTCTGGTGCCCGCTCTCGACGAGCAATGGGGTCCGCTCACCGGATACAAGTGGCTCCAGCACGGGTCTTCCGCGGGCGGTCTGCTCATCCTCGGGGTGTGGGCCGTGTTCTGGCTGCGCCGTCGCCCGGCGACCGTCGGACCTGAGGCCGTCCTCCCGGCAGCCGTGCGCATCGGCTGGCTCGCCGGCCTTCCGGTGATCCTCGGCGCGGCATGGTTGATCGGGCTCGCCGTCTACGGACCGATCACCGCCGAATGGACGCTCGCGCACCTGGCCTACCGGGTGCTTCCGCCGGCGTGCGCGGTGTGGGGCGCGGCGACGGTCGTGCTCGCGGTCGCCGTGCAGATCCTGCGGTCGCGGCAGGATCGTCGCACGCGAGTCAGCTAG